A window of the Pogona vitticeps strain Pit_001003342236 chromosome 4, PviZW2.1, whole genome shotgun sequence genome harbors these coding sequences:
- the LOC110077067 gene encoding regulator of G-protein signaling 16 yields the protein MCRGLAALPASCLERAKEFKTRLGILLHKPDFGYKLSRSTKQRFSIEEVLGWKESLDHLLRSKSGVAAFHGFLKTEFSEENLDFWLACEDYKKTRSKAKLAAKANRIFEDFVQNEAPREVNLDHETREATRRNLTVVATSACFEEAQAKTYTLMEKDSYPRFLKSAYYRDLTEQATSHRTGNNVHT from the exons ATGTGTCGGGGTCTTGCCGCCCTCCCTGCCAGCTGCTTGGAAAG agcCAAGGAGTTCAAGACCCGTCTAGGGATTCTGCTTCATAAACCAGACTTTGGATATAAACTCAGTCGGAGCACAAAACAGAG ATTCTCTATAGAAGAAGTGCTTGGGTGGAAGGAGTCTCTTGACCATCTCTTGAGAAGTAAAA GTGGGGTGGCAGCGTTCCATGGATTCCTTAAAACAGAATTCAGCGAAGAGAATCTGGACTTCTGGCTGGCCTGTGAGGACTATAAGAAAACCCGTTCAAAAGCAAAGCTAGCAGCCAAAGCCAACAGGATCTTTGAGGACTTCGTTCAAAATGAGGCCCCCAGAGAA GTGAACCTTGACCATGAAACCAGAGAGGCAACTAGGAGAAACCTCACTGTTGTTGCCACTTCTGCTTGCTTTGAAGAAGCCCAAGCCAAAACCTACACTTTGATGGAAAAGGACTCCTATCCCAGATTTCTGAAATCTGCCTACTACAGAGACCTCACAGAACAAGCGACGAGCCATAGAACAGGCAACAATGTGCATACCTGA